One stretch of Methylopila sp. 73B DNA includes these proteins:
- a CDS encoding ester cyclase has protein sequence MPSKDDLEAAYRGYIACLNGRDWTKLGEFVHGDVRHNGRPLGIGGYRSMLEADYERIPDLHFSIQILVVDPPLVASRLDFDVTPKGKFLDLPVHGRRVRFCENVFYRFRDQRILEVWSVIDKAAIEAQLR, from the coding sequence ATGCCGAGCAAAGACGACCTTGAGGCCGCGTACCGCGGCTACATCGCCTGCCTCAACGGGCGAGACTGGACGAAGCTTGGCGAATTCGTCCACGGCGACGTCCGTCACAACGGTAGGCCTCTGGGGATCGGCGGCTATCGGTCCATGCTCGAGGCCGATTATGAGCGCATACCCGACCTGCACTTCAGTATTCAGATTCTGGTCGTAGACCCCCCGCTCGTGGCGAGCAGGCTGGACTTCGACGTCACGCCCAAAGGCAAGTTCCTCGACCTGCCCGTGCATGGCCGAAGGGTGCGGTTCTGCGAGAACGTCTTCTACCGATTTCGCGACCAACGGATCCTTGAGGTCTGGTCGGTCATCGATAAGGCCGCGATCGAAGCGCAGCTTCGCTAG
- a CDS encoding chorismate mutase, whose translation MNDATPDPLTDIRRDIDRIDEAMHRLLMERGAVIDRLIAIKRTSQTGSAFRPGREADMMRRIADRHEGRLPLATAEHLWRTIIATFTHVQAPFTLHVEQGPEALAMHDLARFHVGFDVPLEGHAIPGRVVEAVRASTGDLGLVRLEPQPAGAWWDALGGEGPQVMARLPFLPAEGHPAPTPALVIARPLGPGSTSEVSVWAVHDDGDLHLSPEVEILAGVTRNGVRNRLVAVPGAAAPAPNALPLGGYAQPAAAR comes from the coding sequence ATGAACGACGCGACCCCCGATCCGCTGACCGACATCCGCCGTGACATCGACCGGATCGACGAGGCGATGCATCGCCTGCTGATGGAGCGCGGCGCGGTCATCGACCGGCTCATCGCCATCAAGCGCACCTCGCAGACGGGCTCGGCGTTCCGGCCGGGGCGCGAGGCGGACATGATGCGGCGGATCGCGGACCGGCATGAGGGCCGCCTGCCGCTCGCGACCGCCGAACATCTTTGGCGCACCATCATCGCGACCTTCACCCATGTGCAGGCGCCGTTCACGCTGCATGTGGAGCAGGGTCCCGAAGCGCTCGCGATGCACGACCTCGCCCGTTTCCACGTGGGCTTCGACGTACCGCTGGAAGGCCACGCCATACCGGGCCGCGTGGTGGAGGCGGTGCGCGCCTCGACCGGCGACCTCGGGCTTGTCCGCCTGGAGCCGCAGCCTGCCGGCGCCTGGTGGGACGCGCTCGGCGGCGAGGGCCCGCAAGTCATGGCTCGCCTTCCCTTCCTGCCCGCGGAGGGCCATCCCGCCCCGACCCCCGCGCTCGTGATCGCCCGGCCGCTCGGCCCCGGCAGCACGAGCGAGGTGTCTGTCTGGGCGGTGCACGACGACGGCGATCTCCACCTCAGCCCCGAGGTCGAGATCCTGGCCGGGGTGACGCGCAACGGCGTCCGCAACCGGCTCGTCGCCGTTCCCGGCGCGGCGGCTCCCGCGCCGAACGCCCTGCCGCTCGGCGGCTACGCGCAGCCGGCCGCGGCGCGCTGA
- a CDS encoding histidinol-phosphate transaminase yields the protein MTSASPAALSPADRPTPRAGALAIEAYVPGKSKAPAGVKLHKLSSNETPLGASPRAIEAFREAAGHLEIYPDGSSTALREAIGRAYGLDPARIVCGAGSDEILSLLAYGYLAPGDEGVFTEHGFLVYRIAILAAGGVPVVAPETNLTADVDAILACVTERTRIVYLANPNNPTGTYLPFDEVKRLHANLPGDVLLVLDAAYAEYVRANDYAAGVELVSGSQNVVMTRTFSKVHGLAALRIGWMYGPAAVVDVLNRIRGPFNLSAPAIAAGAAAIADRAHLDAAVDHNALWLTTLTDKIRALGLEVTPSVANFVLVHFPETPGRTAAEADAFLTARGVILRAVSTYGLPHALRLSIGSEEANRAVLDGLKAFLAGDARG from the coding sequence ATGACGTCCGCGTCTCCCGCCGCCCTCTCCCCTGCCGATCGCCCGACGCCCCGCGCGGGCGCGCTCGCGATCGAGGCCTATGTGCCCGGCAAGAGCAAAGCGCCGGCGGGCGTGAAGCTCCACAAGCTCTCGTCCAACGAGACGCCGCTCGGCGCGAGTCCGCGCGCGATCGAGGCCTTTCGGGAGGCGGCCGGCCATCTCGAGATCTACCCGGACGGCTCGTCCACCGCGCTGCGCGAGGCGATCGGCCGGGCCTATGGGCTCGATCCGGCGCGCATCGTCTGCGGTGCGGGCTCGGACGAGATCCTGTCGCTGCTGGCCTATGGCTACCTCGCCCCGGGCGACGAGGGCGTCTTCACCGAGCACGGTTTCCTCGTCTATCGGATCGCGATCCTCGCCGCCGGCGGCGTGCCCGTGGTCGCGCCCGAGACCAACCTGACGGCCGATGTCGACGCCATCCTCGCCTGCGTCACGGAGCGCACGCGCATCGTCTATCTGGCGAACCCGAACAACCCGACCGGCACCTACCTGCCGTTCGACGAGGTGAAGCGGCTGCACGCGAACCTGCCGGGCGACGTCCTGCTCGTGCTCGACGCGGCCTACGCGGAGTACGTCCGCGCGAACGATTACGCCGCCGGCGTCGAGCTCGTCAGCGGATCGCAAAACGTGGTGATGACGCGCACCTTCTCGAAGGTGCACGGGCTCGCGGCGCTGCGCATCGGCTGGATGTACGGCCCGGCGGCCGTGGTCGACGTGCTGAACCGCATCCGCGGACCGTTCAACCTGTCCGCCCCGGCGATCGCAGCCGGCGCGGCGGCGATCGCCGACCGCGCGCATCTCGACGCCGCCGTCGACCACAACGCGCTCTGGCTGACGACGCTGACAGACAAGATCCGCGCGCTCGGCCTCGAGGTCACGCCGAGCGTCGCGAACTTCGTGCTGGTGCACTTCCCCGAGACGCCGGGCCGCACCGCGGCGGAGGCCGACGCCTTCCTCACGGCGCGGGGCGTGATCCTGCGCGCGGTCTCCACCTACGGCCTGCCGCACGCGCTGCGGCTGTCGATCGGCTCGGAGGAGGCGAACCGCGCCGTGCTCGACGGGCTGAAAGCGTTCCTCGCGGGCGACGCCCGTGGCTGA
- a CDS encoding prephenate/arogenate dehydrogenase family protein — translation MADGPLFDRVAIIGLGLIGSSIARAAKAGGLVGTLVAADRDPAVRARVAELGIADVVAESAAEAAEGADLVIVCTPVGACGAVAAEIGARLKPGAILSDVGSVKGAVVRDMAPHVPPYATFVPAHPIAGTEDSGPDAGFAELFRGRWAILTPLSPADTSDVARLGGFWEGMGAMVDTMSVEHHDLVFAIVSHVPHLIAYNIVGTAADLEEVTQQEVIKYSASGFRDFTRIAASDPTMWRDVFLNNREAVLEVLGRFVEDLTALQRAIRWGEGDALFALFTRTRAIRRSIVEQGQDTAAPDFGRRATAPAKD, via the coding sequence GTGGCTGATGGACCCCTGTTCGACCGGGTCGCCATCATCGGCCTCGGCCTGATCGGCTCCTCCATCGCCCGCGCCGCGAAGGCCGGCGGCCTCGTCGGAACGCTCGTCGCCGCCGATCGGGATCCTGCGGTGCGCGCACGGGTCGCCGAGCTCGGCATCGCCGACGTGGTCGCCGAGAGCGCGGCGGAAGCGGCCGAGGGCGCGGACCTCGTCATCGTCTGCACGCCCGTCGGCGCCTGCGGCGCGGTCGCGGCCGAGATCGGGGCGCGGCTCAAGCCCGGCGCGATCCTCTCCGACGTCGGCTCGGTGAAGGGCGCGGTGGTGCGGGACATGGCCCCGCACGTGCCGCCCTACGCGACCTTCGTGCCCGCCCATCCCATCGCCGGCACCGAAGATTCCGGCCCCGACGCGGGCTTCGCCGAGCTGTTCCGTGGGCGCTGGGCGATCCTGACGCCCCTGTCCCCGGCCGACACGAGCGACGTGGCGCGGCTTGGCGGCTTCTGGGAAGGCATGGGCGCGATGGTCGACACCATGTCGGTGGAGCACCACGACCTGGTCTTCGCCATCGTCAGCCACGTGCCGCATCTGATCGCCTACAACATCGTGGGCACGGCCGCCGACCTCGAGGAGGTGACCCAGCAGGAGGTCATCAAGTACTCGGCCTCCGGCTTCCGCGACTTCACCCGCATCGCGGCCTCGGACCCGACGATGTGGCGCGACGTGTTCCTCAACAATCGCGAGGCGGTGCTGGAGGTGCTCGGCCGGTTCGTGGAGGACCTGACGGCGCTGCAGCGGGCGATCCGCTGGGGCGAGGGCGACGCGCTGTTCGCCCTGTTCACCCGCACCCGCGCGATCCGCCGCTCGATCGTCGAGCAGGGCCAGGACACCGCAGCCCCCGACTTCGGCCGCAGGGCGACCGCGCCCGCGAAGGACTGA